The following coding sequences lie in one Leptolyngbya sp. CCY15150 genomic window:
- a CDS encoding diguanylate cyclase produces MNTPNYDPNQGSVLIVDDIPENLRLLTDLLSERGYQVRSVSTGRMALKTAQAKPPDVILLDIRMPDMDGYEVCEALQANVRTQDIPIIFISALDEVIDKVRAFDVGGVDYITKPFQLGEVIARLENQLTIRRQQLQLQQEIRKRSETEEILYQSRALLSSILNSSLDGIAALQAVRDPATSVICDFQCLTLNPVLSQILNRRQDDLIGKSCIRQFLQKVSDTLFDDFVQVVETGTPLEQDFYYQRQPIDAWYHFVAVKLGDGFAITVRDITTRKTIELELEEANKTLDALAYLDGLTQVANRRRFDQQMQHEWLRLAREQQPLTLILFDVDYFKPYNDHYGHQCGDDCLIRIAQAVQTIMKRPADLLARYGGEEFAVILPNTDVSGGQWIANQIQQVVRSLAIPHDRSQVSTVVTVSLGIACAIPHVDGDASTLLRQADRALYLAKKEGRDRSVISSPNCLSQ; encoded by the coding sequence ATGAACACTCCTAACTATGATCCTAATCAAGGCTCTGTGCTAATCGTGGACGACATTCCCGAGAACCTGCGCCTTTTAACCGACTTACTATCGGAGCGTGGCTATCAGGTACGCAGTGTCTCCACCGGACGGATGGCGCTCAAAACCGCCCAGGCCAAGCCTCCGGACGTCATTCTACTGGATATTCGTATGCCAGATATGGATGGCTATGAGGTGTGTGAAGCCCTGCAGGCCAATGTCCGCACCCAAGATATTCCAATTATTTTCATCAGTGCCTTAGATGAAGTGATTGATAAAGTGCGCGCCTTTGACGTGGGCGGAGTGGACTATATTACCAAGCCTTTTCAGCTCGGTGAAGTCATCGCCCGTTTAGAAAACCAGCTCACCATCCGCCGTCAGCAGCTCCAGCTCCAGCAGGAAATTCGTAAGCGATCGGAGACAGAAGAAATTTTATATCAGTCTCGGGCTCTGCTATCAAGTATCCTCAACAGTTCGCTGGATGGCATTGCCGCCCTGCAGGCCGTGCGGGATCCGGCCACCAGTGTCATCTGCGATTTTCAATGTTTGACCCTGAATCCTGTCCTCAGCCAGATTCTCAACCGCCGCCAAGACGATTTGATCGGCAAGTCGTGCATCCGGCAGTTTCTCCAGAAGGTTAGCGATACCCTATTTGACGACTTTGTGCAGGTGGTGGAAACAGGAACACCCCTCGAACAGGATTTTTACTACCAGCGGCAGCCGATCGATGCTTGGTATCATTTTGTGGCGGTGAAGCTGGGAGATGGCTTCGCCATCACCGTGCGGGACATCACCACCCGGAAAACCATTGAGCTAGAGCTGGAAGAGGCCAATAAAACCCTAGATGCCCTCGCCTATTTAGATGGCTTGACCCAAGTGGCCAACCGCCGCCGCTTTGATCAACAAATGCAGCATGAATGGCTACGGCTGGCCCGAGAGCAGCAACCGCTGACCTTGATTCTGTTCGATGTTGATTATTTCAAACCCTACAATGACCACTATGGCCATCAGTGCGGGGATGATTGTCTGATTCGCATTGCCCAGGCCGTGCAGACGATTATGAAGCGCCCCGCCGATCTGCTGGCTCGCTACGGTGGAGAAGAGTTTGCCGTCATCTTACCCAATACCGATGTGAGCGGCGGGCAATGGATTGCCAATCAGATCCAGCAGGTGGTGCGATCGCTAGCCATCCCCCACGATCGCTCCCAGGTTAGTACCGTAGTCACCGTCAGTTTGGGGATCGCCTGCGCCATTCCTCATGTAGACGGTGATGCTAGCACATTGCTCAGACAAGCCGATCGCGCCCTGTATCTTGCCAAAAAAGAAGGACGCGATCGCTCTGTGATCAGTTCACCCAACTGCCTAAGCCAGTAA
- a CDS encoding ATP-binding protein has protein sequence MGSHPRRFKVRLYVALVLPFMLQVVGTVGVVGYLSFRNSQSAVYNLATQLMSELTLRIRQETQLYVEMPFLINSVNAIALLQEDIQVADVQGEYLLWQQFQAFPTTNLVYCATEDGAFMGVGYSNEDQSIQLQVSNANTEWLFDYYELDPYGSRARYKRRGDRPYDPRVRPWYQLTQQQRMPTWSDVYLDFDAFVPVITASTPVYDPNTQQLLGICATDFLLTVELDTFLNELQVGQSGETFIIEHTGNLVASSIPDDDILILDETNAPERLKAVDVNNELIRATSRELVDRFGDFQTLQAGQSFTLGLGDRGRHFVRVEPFRDERGLDWLVVVVIPERDFMDQIYASTWQTAALSLVALTIAITVGLITSRYIAQPILKLNRASKAITSGELDQTVEVSGIDELEQLGTSFNQMAQRLQEAIATLEQRVAERTADLEDSNQNLELEKERAESANRAKSAFIANMSHELRSPLNAIIGFSQLMMRADAMPKAQLDNAGIIYRSGDYLLTLINNILDLSKIEANKVILTTRDVDLHRLLNDLEDMLFLRAEYKGIKLVVDYPDSLPRYIHGDDVKLQQVLINLLSNAIKFTNQGSVRLTVTVQDQSVHEPVDRPVDRPVDSPVNHLVEDQSGNDQPVKKQPINEQSVGEQLVNNQSGNNQSGNNQSVEDQSGNDQPVKEQPINHQPVTGYTLTFAVADTGVGIAEEEIPTLFSAFNQTQSGRMLQEGTGLGLHISRKFVRLMGGDIQVESQPNVGTTVRFSIQVEPAQTAVIPDAVQPSRVIGLVEGQPTYRLLVVDDKDANRQLLMKLLLPIGFDVREASNGQEAIASWQDWQPHLIWMDVRMPVMDGYEATRRIKATPQGESTVIIALTASVLEEEQAVILSAGCDDFLRKPFKESTIFEAIAHHLGVQYRYAEEPAEPSGSSSLDQTWSDRLAELPRDWLETFYQTVLEADVHTAIALIEQLPAEQDAIAQPLATMVNQFQFEAILLFLESQIQDEHS, from the coding sequence ATGGGTAGCCACCCTCGCCGGTTTAAGGTACGTCTGTATGTGGCACTAGTGTTGCCGTTTATGCTGCAGGTCGTTGGAACGGTGGGGGTGGTGGGCTATTTATCGTTCCGCAATAGCCAATCTGCCGTCTATAACCTAGCTACTCAGTTGATGAGTGAGCTTACCTTGCGTATTCGCCAAGAAACGCAGCTCTATGTAGAGATGCCGTTTTTAATCAACAGCGTGAATGCGATCGCTCTCCTGCAGGAAGACATCCAGGTTGCAGATGTGCAAGGAGAGTATCTGCTCTGGCAGCAGTTCCAGGCTTTTCCCACCACCAACCTCGTCTACTGTGCCACAGAAGATGGAGCCTTCATGGGCGTGGGCTATTCCAATGAGGATCAGTCCATCCAACTGCAGGTATCTAACGCTAATACAGAATGGCTATTTGATTACTATGAGCTGGATCCCTATGGCAGCCGTGCTCGCTATAAACGACGGGGCGATCGCCCCTACGACCCACGGGTGCGCCCTTGGTACCAGCTTACCCAGCAGCAACGGATGCCAACGTGGAGCGACGTTTATTTAGACTTTGATGCCTTTGTGCCGGTGATTACGGCCAGCACCCCCGTCTATGATCCCAACACGCAACAACTCCTGGGGATCTGTGCGACAGACTTTTTGTTGACCGTTGAGCTCGATACCTTTCTCAATGAGCTACAGGTGGGTCAGTCTGGCGAAACATTTATTATTGAGCATACCGGCAACTTGGTAGCCAGCTCCATTCCCGATGATGACATTCTTATTTTGGATGAAACCAATGCCCCCGAACGCCTCAAAGCCGTCGATGTTAATAATGAACTGATCCGAGCAACATCGCGGGAACTGGTGGATCGCTTTGGTGATTTCCAAACTCTCCAGGCAGGCCAGTCGTTTACCCTAGGGTTAGGCGATCGCGGCCGGCATTTTGTCCGGGTCGAACCCTTTCGCGACGAGCGGGGTCTAGATTGGCTGGTGGTGGTGGTGATTCCTGAGCGAGACTTCATGGATCAAATCTACGCTAGCACTTGGCAGACGGCGGCTTTGAGCCTCGTAGCCCTGACCATCGCCATTACCGTGGGTTTAATCACCAGTCGATATATTGCCCAACCAATTCTGAAGCTGAACCGCGCCTCCAAAGCCATCACCAGTGGAGAGCTTGACCAAACCGTGGAAGTGAGTGGCATTGATGAGCTAGAGCAATTGGGCACGTCTTTTAACCAAATGGCCCAGCGGCTGCAGGAAGCGATCGCCACCCTAGAACAGCGGGTAGCAGAACGCACGGCGGATTTAGAAGACAGTAACCAAAACCTAGAACTCGAAAAAGAACGGGCGGAAAGTGCTAACCGGGCCAAAAGTGCCTTTATTGCCAACATGAGCCATGAGCTGCGATCGCCCCTGAATGCCATCATTGGCTTTTCCCAGTTGATGATGCGGGCCGATGCCATGCCCAAGGCGCAACTAGATAATGCCGGTATTATCTACCGCAGCGGCGACTACTTGCTGACTTTGATTAACAATATTTTAGACCTGTCGAAAATTGAAGCCAATAAGGTCATCCTAACGACCCGAGATGTCGATCTGCATCGTTTGCTGAATGATCTGGAAGATATGCTATTCCTGCGAGCTGAGTATAAGGGGATAAAACTGGTTGTTGACTATCCCGATTCGCTCCCGCGCTATATTCATGGCGATGATGTCAAACTGCAGCAGGTGTTGATCAACCTCCTGAGTAATGCCATTAAGTTCACCAACCAGGGTTCCGTACGCCTGACGGTGACGGTTCAAGATCAATCGGTTCATGAACCAGTTGATAGACCAGTTGATAGACCAGTTGATAGCCCGGTTAATCATCTTGTTGAGGATCAGTCGGGCAACGATCAACCGGTCAAGAAGCAACCCATCAACGAGCAATCGGTTGGGGAGCAATTGGTCAACAATCAATCGGGCAACAATCAATCGGGCAACAATCAATCAGTTGAGGATCAATCAGGCAACGATCAACCGGTCAAGGAGCAACCCATCAACCATCAACCGGTTACTGGCTATACCCTCACCTTTGCGGTAGCCGATACGGGGGTAGGCATTGCCGAAGAGGAGATCCCGACTCTATTCAGCGCCTTTAACCAAACCCAAAGCGGCCGGATGCTGCAGGAGGGCACCGGTCTAGGATTGCACATTAGCCGTAAGTTTGTGCGCTTGATGGGCGGCGATATTCAGGTGGAAAGTCAGCCCAATGTGGGGACAACCGTACGGTTTTCGATCCAGGTGGAACCGGCCCAAACTGCGGTGATTCCCGATGCGGTGCAGCCGTCGCGGGTGATAGGTTTAGTAGAAGGACAACCCACCTATCGCCTATTAGTCGTAGATGACAAGGATGCTAATCGACAACTGTTGATGAAGCTGCTGCTGCCCATTGGCTTTGACGTGCGTGAGGCCAGCAATGGTCAAGAGGCGATCGCTTCCTGGCAAGATTGGCAGCCCCACTTAATCTGGATGGATGTACGAATGCCCGTGATGGATGGCTATGAGGCGACCCGCAGGATCAAAGCCACCCCCCAAGGTGAATCCACGGTGATTATTGCCCTCACGGCTAGTGTGTTAGAAGAAGAACAGGCCGTGATCCTTTCCGCCGGCTGCGATGACTTTCTCCGCAAGCCATTTAAAGAAAGCACGATCTTTGAGGCGATCGCCCACCATCTAGGCGTTCAGTACCGCTATGCTGAAGAGCCGGCTGAACCATCGGGTTCATCATCATTGGATCAAACCTGGAGCGATCGCCTCGCAGAACTGCCTCGGGATTGGTTAGAAACCTTCTATCAAACCGTCTTAGAAGCAGATGTCCATACAGCGATCGCCCTGATTGAGCAACTACCAGCGGAGCAAGACGCGATCGCCCAACCCCTAGCTACGATGGTCAATCAATTTCAGTTTGAAGCCATCCTGTTGTTTTTAGAGTCTCAAATCCAGGATGAACACTCCTAA
- the purF gene encoding amidophosphoribosyltransferase, translated as MPNSADCFSSDLHWDDDLPLDKPEEACGVFGIYAPGEDVAKLTYFGLYALQHRGQESAGIATFDGSQVYSHKDMGLVSQVFNEGILNKLPGHLAVGHTRYSTTGSSRISNAQPALVETRLGTLALAHNGNLVNTGDLRDELTDSEFDILTTTDSELIALAIAQEVNQGKTWLEGSISAFGRCQGAFSLTIATPDGVMGVRDLNGIRPLVIGLLPSDDVDKPRRYVLASETCGLDIIGAEYIRDVEPGEVVWLNEEGMASFHWAPQSSRKLCVFEMIYFARPDSIMHDESLYSYRMRLGKRLALESPADVDIVIGVPDSGIPAAIGFSQQSEIPYAEGLIKNRYVGRTFIQPTQSMRESGIRMKLNPLRDVLEGKRVLMVDDSIVRGTTSRKIVKALRDAGATEVHMRISSPPVTHPCFYGIDTDSQNQLIAATHSVAAIKEQIGVDSLAYLSWEGMLEETREDTTSFCSACFTGNYPTPLSEPIKRTKLLLEPVPPTPASV; from the coding sequence ATGCCTAACTCTGCTGACTGTTTCTCCTCTGATCTCCATTGGGATGACGACTTGCCATTGGATAAACCCGAAGAAGCCTGTGGTGTGTTTGGCATCTATGCACCGGGAGAAGATGTGGCCAAGCTAACCTATTTTGGGCTCTACGCATTACAACATCGAGGGCAAGAGTCGGCAGGCATTGCCACCTTTGATGGTTCCCAGGTCTATAGCCACAAAGACATGGGTCTCGTATCCCAGGTCTTCAACGAAGGCATTTTGAACAAGCTGCCGGGACATTTAGCCGTAGGGCACACCCGCTACTCCACAACAGGGTCGAGCCGCATTTCCAATGCACAGCCAGCCCTCGTGGAAACGCGCCTAGGCACCCTCGCCCTCGCCCACAACGGCAACTTGGTGAATACCGGTGACCTGCGAGACGAACTCACCGATTCGGAGTTTGACATCCTCACCACCACCGACTCGGAGCTGATTGCCCTAGCGATCGCCCAAGAAGTGAACCAAGGCAAGACTTGGCTAGAGGGCAGCATCAGTGCCTTTGGCCGTTGCCAGGGTGCCTTTAGTTTGACGATCGCCACCCCGGATGGCGTCATGGGCGTGCGGGATCTCAACGGCATTCGTCCGTTGGTGATTGGGCTCTTGCCTAGCGATGACGTGGATAAACCCCGTCGGTATGTGCTGGCCTCGGAAACCTGCGGGCTCGATATTATTGGCGCAGAATACATCCGCGATGTAGAGCCAGGGGAAGTGGTGTGGCTGAATGAAGAAGGAATGGCGTCCTTCCATTGGGCACCCCAATCCTCACGCAAGCTCTGCGTATTCGAGATGATTTACTTTGCCCGCCCCGATAGCATCATGCATGATGAGTCGCTCTATAGCTACCGGATGCGTCTGGGTAAGCGCTTAGCCCTAGAATCGCCAGCGGATGTTGATATTGTGATTGGCGTGCCAGATTCGGGTATCCCGGCAGCGATCGGCTTCTCGCAGCAGTCGGAGATTCCCTATGCAGAAGGGCTGATCAAAAACCGTTACGTGGGTCGCACGTTCATTCAGCCAACTCAGTCGATGCGAGAGTCCGGCATTCGCATGAAGCTCAACCCCCTGCGGGATGTGTTAGAAGGCAAGCGGGTGCTGATGGTCGATGATTCCATCGTGCGAGGCACCACCAGCCGCAAGATCGTCAAAGCACTGCGGGATGCAGGCGCGACGGAAGTCCATATGCGCATTTCCTCGCCGCCGGTGACCCATCCTTGTTTCTACGGCATTGACACCGATAGCCAAAACCAACTGATTGCTGCCACCCACTCCGTTGCAGCCATCAAGGAGCAGATTGGCGTAGACTCTCTTGCCTATCTCAGTTGGGAAGGAATGTTAGAGGAAACAAGGGAAGATACCACCAGCTTCTGTTCAGCTTGCTTCACAGGAAACTATCCCACTCCCTTATCTGAACCAATCAAGCGCACCAAGCTGCTGCTTGAACCTGTTCCGCCAACCCCAGCGTCGGTCTAG